In the genome of Shewanella glacialimarina, one region contains:
- the fliS gene encoding flagellar export chaperone FliS: MRSSLQSYRKVSIDSEISVASPHRIIQMMFAGGLERLAQSRYAIENGDMENKGLFIGKAIGIVNGLNNSLNMEAGGEIAGNLSQLYDFILIKVTEANLKNDTQSIDDAVSVLRTLKEGWDAIPQSDHHLTSEAS; the protein is encoded by the coding sequence ATGAGAAGTTCTTTACAGTCATACCGTAAGGTTTCGATTGACAGTGAAATATCAGTTGCTTCGCCACATCGTATTATTCAGATGATGTTTGCCGGTGGCTTGGAAAGACTTGCTCAAAGTCGCTATGCCATTGAAAATGGTGATATGGAAAATAAAGGTCTGTTTATCGGCAAAGCTATTGGTATCGTTAACGGTTTAAATAATAGTTTAAATATGGAAGCTGGTGGTGAAATTGCTGGAAATCTTAGTCAATTGTATGACTTTATTTTAATAAAAGTCACCGAAGCGAATTTGAAAAACGATACTCAGTCTATTGATGATGCTGTCAGTGTTTTAAGGACACTTAAAGAAGGTTGGGATGCTATTCCACAAAGTGATCATCATCTAACTTCTGAAGCAAGCTAG
- the fliD gene encoding flagellar filament capping protein FliD, whose amino-acid sequence MALTATGIGSGLDISNIVSVLVSAEKSPKEALFTRQETQINAKVSAIGTLKSGLSNFQDAAKKLQSGALLNLRTVSTGDSAFFTAKADQYAQPGKYSIKVEQLAASHKVAGANIADPSQAVGQGSLDLSVNGANFSVTVDPADTLSAIASKINNASDNAGITATVVKSDAGSRLVFTANDSGTDNQITMSATDTSGTGLSDMFNGANLEELQTAANSIIYIDGQKLTSQSNTVDDAITGVTLDLTKADIAATSTLSIKQDTDSVKKNIEEFVNAYNTLISSIDKLSSYDAETKTASALQGDSMVRSLESQLRKTVSERVSVDGIESALYELGISTDNKGKLNIDNTRLTDAINNNMSLVEGVFSTENTGLAHKFDDLVQTYTKAGGVIDGRKNSYTEQSSRLTDQRTAFSLKMEQLQARLLKQFNAMDLIVAQLNQQSSGLSDRLNSLPGVVRT is encoded by the coding sequence ATGGCATTAACTGCGACAGGTATTGGTTCTGGGTTAGATATTTCAAATATTGTCAGCGTACTCGTTAGTGCTGAAAAAAGCCCTAAAGAAGCACTTTTTACCCGACAAGAAACCCAAATTAATGCAAAAGTTTCTGCCATAGGAACGTTGAAAAGTGGCTTGTCAAACTTTCAAGATGCAGCCAAAAAACTACAAAGTGGTGCGCTGTTAAATTTACGTACAGTATCGACAGGAGACAGTGCATTTTTTACCGCTAAGGCTGATCAATATGCACAACCAGGTAAGTACTCTATAAAGGTTGAGCAGCTTGCCGCTTCTCATAAAGTTGCTGGTGCCAATATAGCCGATCCAAGTCAGGCTGTTGGTCAAGGAAGTTTAGATTTATCTGTAAATGGTGCAAACTTCTCGGTTACTGTCGATCCCGCTGATACGCTTTCCGCTATAGCATCAAAAATTAATAATGCTTCAGATAATGCAGGTATAACTGCGACTGTGGTTAAAAGTGATGCTGGTAGCCGCCTCGTTTTTACCGCCAATGACTCTGGCACCGATAATCAAATTACCATGTCTGCAACAGATACCAGTGGTACAGGGTTAAGCGATATGTTTAATGGCGCTAATCTTGAAGAACTTCAAACTGCAGCCAATTCTATTATTTACATCGATGGTCAAAAGTTAACCTCTCAAAGTAATACTGTTGATGATGCTATTACTGGTGTCACACTTGACCTAACGAAGGCTGATATAGCTGCCACCTCAACGCTATCGATTAAACAAGATACCGATTCAGTAAAGAAGAATATTGAAGAGTTTGTTAATGCTTACAATACTCTTATCTCCTCTATAGATAAGTTATCTTCATATGATGCCGAAACAAAAACCGCATCAGCTTTACAAGGTGATTCTATGGTTCGTTCATTAGAGTCCCAGCTTAGAAAGACGGTTAGTGAAAGAGTCAGTGTTGATGGTATAGAGTCTGCTTTATATGAGTTAGGAATATCGACAGATAATAAAGGTAAACTCAATATTGATAATACCCGTTTAACCGACGCTATTAATAATAACATGTCGTTAGTTGAGGGTGTTTTTTCTACTGAAAATACAGGTTTAGCACATAAATTTGATGATCTGGTTCAGACCTATACTAAAGCTGGCGGTGTGATTGATGGCCGCAAAAATTCTTATACAGAGCAATCAAGTCGGCTAACAGATCAAAGAACTGCATTTAGTTTGAAAATGGAACAGTTACAAGCTCGATTGCTTAAACAGTTTAATGCTATGGATTTGATTGTTGCACAATTAAATCAACAAAGTTCTGGTTTATCAGATAGGCTCAATTCGCTACCTGGCGTCGTTCGAACATAA
- the fliF gene encoding flagellar basal-body MS-ring/collar protein FliF, translated as MVGSDAAVDAGIQQENKSGLLSNVGGADMMRQITMILALAVCLALAVFIMMWAQEPEYRPLGKMETAEMIQVLDVLDKNNIKYQISVDVVKVPEDQYQDVKLLLSRAGVESSAKNDDYLSQDSGFGVSQRMEQARLKHSQELNLARAIEELKSISRAKVILALPKENVFARNASKPSATVVVNVRRGGLGQEEVDAIVDIVGSAVQGLEPSRVTVTDSNGRLLNSGSQDGVSARARRELELVQQKEAEYRKKIDSILMPILGPENYTSQVDVSMDFTAIEQTSKRYDPDLPALSSEMTIESKSSGGSVGGIPGALTNQPPMEADIPIEAGGGAAASSKSSDTHREATRNFDYDTTISHTRQQVGQVRRVSVSVAIDFKPGEAGEDGQVSRVARTEQELTNIRRLLEGAVGFSSQRGDALEVVTVPFMDQLLEELPAPDMWEEPWFWRAIKLVLGALVVLVLILTVVRPMLKRLVNPDGVNMPDDVRLGHELAEIEDQYAADTLGMLNTKDAEYSYADDGSILIPNLHKDDDMIKAIRALVANEPELSTQVIKNWLQDNG; from the coding sequence ATGGTAGGTTCAGATGCGGCAGTTGATGCCGGTATTCAGCAAGAGAATAAGTCTGGCTTGTTGAGCAATGTGGGCGGGGCAGACATGATGCGTCAAATCACTATGATTTTGGCGTTGGCAGTGTGTTTAGCCCTAGCTGTTTTTATTATGATGTGGGCACAGGAGCCTGAGTATCGTCCATTGGGTAAAATGGAAACCGCTGAAATGATCCAGGTACTGGATGTACTTGATAAAAATAATATTAAATACCAAATCAGTGTTGATGTTGTTAAGGTTCCTGAAGATCAATACCAAGACGTTAAACTGCTGTTAAGTCGTGCTGGAGTCGAGAGTAGTGCCAAAAATGATGACTACTTAAGCCAGGATAGTGGCTTTGGGGTGAGTCAGCGTATGGAGCAAGCGCGATTAAAGCACAGCCAAGAGTTAAATCTTGCCCGTGCTATTGAAGAATTAAAAAGTATTAGCCGTGCCAAAGTAATTCTTGCACTGCCTAAAGAAAATGTTTTTGCCCGTAACGCATCTAAGCCAAGTGCTACTGTTGTAGTCAATGTGCGTCGAGGCGGCCTAGGCCAAGAAGAAGTCGACGCTATTGTTGATATCGTAGGGTCCGCTGTACAAGGTCTTGAACCTTCGCGCGTGACAGTAACTGATTCTAATGGAAGATTACTTAATTCAGGCAGTCAAGATGGGGTGTCAGCACGTGCCCGTCGTGAACTTGAGTTAGTGCAACAAAAAGAAGCCGAATACCGTAAAAAGATAGATTCAATTCTTATGCCTATTCTTGGTCCTGAAAACTACACCTCTCAGGTCGATGTCAGTATGGACTTTACTGCGATAGAGCAAACCTCAAAACGTTACGATCCTGATTTGCCTGCATTGAGCAGTGAGATGACTATTGAAAGTAAATCATCTGGTGGAAGTGTAGGTGGCATACCAGGTGCGCTAACTAATCAACCTCCTATGGAGGCTGATATTCCTATTGAAGCAGGCGGCGGTGCGGCAGCATCATCAAAATCATCGGATACTCATCGAGAAGCCACCCGTAATTTTGACTATGACACGACAATTAGCCATACCCGCCAGCAAGTGGGGCAAGTTCGTCGAGTGAGTGTGTCCGTGGCAATCGACTTTAAACCTGGAGAGGCGGGTGAAGATGGCCAAGTTAGCCGGGTTGCGCGTACGGAACAAGAGTTAACTAACATTCGTCGGTTGCTGGAAGGTGCAGTAGGCTTTAGTAGCCAACGTGGTGATGCGCTTGAAGTGGTAACCGTGCCGTTTATGGATCAGCTTTTAGAAGAACTGCCTGCTCCTGATATGTGGGAAGAACCTTGGTTTTGGCGTGCAATTAAACTGGTGCTAGGTGCATTAGTGGTTTTAGTTCTTATTCTTACGGTAGTGCGCCCTATGCTTAAGCGCCTTGTTAACCCTGATGGTGTTAATATGCCCGATGATGTTCGTTTAGGGCATGAACTTGCTGAAATTGAAGATCAATATGCTGCCGATACGCTAGGCATGTTAAATACCAAAGATGCTGAATACAGCTATGCTGATGATGGTTCAATTCTTATTCCGAATTTACATAAAGATGATGATATGATTAAGGCTATTAGGGCACTGGTTGCAAATGAGCCGGAACTATCTACTCAAGTAATTAAAAATTGGTTACAAGACAATGGCTGA
- a CDS encoding flagellar protein FlaG: MEIQTNSSASFIARAESTKSDLNSVPLSAKKIDVSQVELNRESSIQAVKQQEETSTDSKKPNESLEVVAKELTDMVAMMQKGLKFSVDVDSGKQVIKVQDIESGDIIRQIPSEEALQLAQKLSEVSGVLMPIEV; encoded by the coding sequence ATGGAAATTCAAACAAATAGCAGTGCGAGTTTTATTGCCAGGGCAGAGTCGACAAAATCTGATTTAAATAGTGTACCTTTGAGCGCTAAAAAAATTGATGTTAGCCAGGTAGAATTAAATCGAGAATCATCAATTCAAGCAGTAAAACAGCAAGAAGAAACATCAACTGATAGCAAAAAACCAAATGAGTCTCTAGAGGTTGTTGCCAAAGAATTGACTGATATGGTCGCAATGATGCAAAAAGGATTAAAGTTTTCTGTCGATGTTGATTCAGGCAAACAAGTGATTAAAGTACAAGATATTGAATCTGGTGATATTATCAGACAGATACCAAGTGAAGAAGCATTACAATTAGCGCAAAAACTCAGTGAGGTATCTGGGGTATTGATGCCAATTGAGGTTTAA
- a CDS encoding sensor histidine kinase, which produces MLIAHAVTQQNSTDFQQTQYLLQQSAVASLRVDTSAEYLHDSKLTRSQFAHVKEAANMSNQMAHILQALPSGVVIINGDGVVTLANPMAAELLGRPLQGLRWFDIINRAFSPQDDDGHEVSLKNGRRVKLAITPLTPEPGQLIVLTDLTETRLLQKNLSHLQRLSALGKMVATLAHQIRTPLSAALLYASNLGNTKLAEPSRTRFQSKLVDRLNELERQVNDMLLMAKGRQDAKADNVAVSDIINIVMANCEVIANKKSCEIFQQCSTDASLYANRDALSSAVNNLVMNSIEAGATKIKICATEAEGNVIIDVIDNGKGLDPQMQQQVLEPFFTTKAQGTGLGLAVVQSVVRNHGGNIQLSCKPQMGCQVRLSFPMSKDSVLNSQSQEGNHV; this is translated from the coding sequence ATGCTAATTGCACACGCTGTAACCCAGCAAAATTCAACAGATTTTCAGCAAACTCAATATTTGCTGCAACAATCTGCTGTAGCTTCTTTGCGAGTGGACACCTCAGCAGAATACCTTCATGACAGTAAATTGACCCGAAGTCAGTTTGCCCATGTGAAAGAGGCTGCCAATATGTCAAATCAAATGGCGCATATTCTTCAGGCGCTACCGTCTGGTGTCGTTATTATTAACGGTGATGGTGTGGTGACACTCGCTAACCCTATGGCGGCAGAGCTGCTTGGCCGACCGCTTCAGGGGTTACGTTGGTTTGATATTATTAATCGCGCTTTTTCACCCCAAGATGATGATGGCCACGAAGTGTCATTGAAAAATGGACGTCGAGTTAAGTTGGCTATTACGCCATTAACTCCAGAACCCGGTCAGTTGATTGTATTAACTGATCTAACTGAAACGCGTTTACTACAGAAAAATTTATCCCACTTACAGCGTTTATCGGCGCTTGGTAAAATGGTGGCAACTTTAGCTCATCAAATTCGAACACCGCTATCAGCCGCGCTACTTTATGCCTCAAATTTAGGTAACACTAAACTAGCAGAGCCTTCAAGAACTCGCTTTCAATCAAAACTGGTTGATCGTTTAAATGAGTTAGAGCGTCAAGTAAACGATATGCTTTTGATGGCCAAAGGGCGTCAAGATGCGAAAGCGGATAACGTAGCAGTATCTGATATTATCAATATTGTTATGGCTAATTGTGAAGTGATTGCCAACAAAAAATCCTGTGAGATATTCCAGCAATGCTCAACCGATGCCAGTTTATATGCTAATCGCGATGCGTTAAGTTCTGCAGTGAATAATTTAGTGATGAATAGTATCGAGGCCGGTGCAACCAAAATTAAAATTTGCGCCACTGAAGCTGAAGGTAATGTCATTATTGATGTGATTGATAATGGTAAAGGACTAGACCCTCAAATGCAGCAACAAGTGCTCGAGCCTTTTTTTACCACTAAAGCACAGGGGACTGGGTTAGGTTTAGCTGTTGTGCAATCTGTGGTGCGTAACCATGGTGGTAACATTCAATTATCATGTAAACCGCAAATGGGTTGTCAGGTGCGATTAAGTTTTCCGATGTCTAAAGATTCGGTATTGAATAGTCAGTCGCAGGAGGGTAATCATGTCTGA
- a CDS encoding sigma-54 dependent transcriptional regulator yields MMQIEQRILIVGTLSERVTRLCCIFEFLGEQCDILTVDALLPLIEESRYRAIVIDSDVVGLDSVKNIAAIAPWQPLLLLGNTAIEASSILGVIEEPINYPQLTELLHFCQVFGQAKKEQAPTSGNQTKLFRSLVGRSQGIANVRHLISQVAGSDATVLVLGQSGTGKEVVARNIHYISERRDGPFIPVNCGAIPPELLESELFGHEKGSFTGAISSRKGRFELAEGGTLFLDEIGDMPLQMQVKLLRVLQERVFERVGGSKTIKTDVRVVAATHRDLETMISENEFREDLYYRLNVFPIEMPALSERRDDVPLLLQELVSRVFNEGRGKVRFTQRAIESLKEHTWSGNVRELSNLVERLTILFPGGLVDVNDLPNKYRYIDVPEYCVEISEEQLERDALASIFNDDEPIELPDTRFPTELPPEGVNLKDLLAELEIDMIRQALELQDNVVARAAEMLGIRRTTLVEKMRKYGMGKE; encoded by the coding sequence ATGATGCAAATTGAACAACGAATTTTAATTGTCGGTACCCTCTCCGAGCGTGTAACTCGCCTGTGCTGCATTTTTGAATTCTTAGGTGAGCAATGTGACATTTTAACCGTTGACGCTTTGTTACCTTTGATAGAAGAATCAAGATACCGCGCCATTGTTATAGACTCCGATGTGGTAGGGCTTGATAGTGTTAAAAATATTGCAGCAATAGCGCCTTGGCAGCCACTATTACTATTGGGCAATACCGCTATTGAAGCGTCCAGTATTCTTGGTGTAATAGAAGAACCGATTAATTATCCACAACTAACTGAATTACTGCATTTTTGTCAGGTGTTCGGTCAAGCTAAAAAAGAGCAAGCTCCTACCAGTGGTAATCAAACTAAATTATTTCGCAGTCTTGTTGGTCGCAGTCAGGGTATAGCCAATGTGCGACACTTAATTAGCCAAGTTGCAGGTTCTGATGCCACGGTTTTAGTGCTTGGCCAATCTGGTACAGGCAAAGAAGTGGTTGCCCGTAATATTCATTACATATCAGAACGTCGTGACGGACCGTTTATACCGGTTAACTGCGGTGCGATACCGCCAGAGTTACTAGAAAGTGAGTTATTTGGCCATGAGAAAGGCTCTTTTACCGGGGCAATATCATCACGTAAAGGTCGCTTTGAGTTAGCTGAAGGTGGCACGCTATTTCTTGATGAAATTGGCGATATGCCACTGCAAATGCAAGTGAAACTATTGCGTGTTCTGCAAGAACGAGTATTTGAACGTGTTGGCGGCAGTAAAACAATCAAAACGGATGTGCGTGTCGTCGCGGCAACGCATCGTGATTTAGAGACCATGATTTCTGAGAATGAATTCCGTGAGGATTTATATTATCGCCTGAACGTCTTTCCAATTGAAATGCCTGCATTGTCTGAACGTCGTGATGATGTGCCATTGTTATTGCAAGAATTGGTTAGTCGAGTCTTTAATGAAGGCCGAGGTAAAGTGAGGTTTACCCAGCGTGCTATTGAGTCATTAAAAGAGCACACTTGGTCTGGAAACGTTCGCGAATTGTCTAATTTAGTCGAGCGATTGACTATTTTATTTCCTGGTGGATTAGTTGATGTAAACGATTTACCTAATAAATATCGCTATATTGATGTACCAGAATACTGTGTTGAGATAAGTGAAGAGCAATTAGAGCGTGATGCATTAGCGTCTATTTTTAATGATGATGAGCCCATTGAACTCCCTGACACACGCTTTCCTACAGAGTTACCGCCTGAAGGCGTCAACCTTAAAGATTTATTGGCAGAGCTTGAAATAGATATGATCCGTCAGGCGTTAGAATTACAAGATAATGTGGTTGCTAGAGCCGCTGAAATGTTGGGGATTCGTCGCACTACCCTGGTAGAAAAAATGCGAAAATACGGTATGGGTAAAGAATAG
- the fliE gene encoding flagellar hook-basal body complex protein FliE produces MQINANPLLQEMQSLRGEIAPSSRSNMGSGISPNLIQQVNNTSGSDFGQLLSQAVGHVSGLQKSSSSLATRLDMGDSTVTLSDTVIAREKSGVAFEATVQVRNKLVEAYKEIMSMPV; encoded by the coding sequence ATGCAGATCAACGCCAATCCATTACTTCAAGAAATGCAGTCACTTCGTGGTGAAATTGCACCTTCCAGCCGTTCGAACATGGGGTCGGGTATTAGCCCTAACCTAATCCAGCAAGTGAATAACACCTCAGGGTCAGATTTTGGCCAGTTGTTATCCCAAGCTGTCGGCCATGTGAGTGGTTTACAGAAATCATCTTCAAGTTTAGCGACTCGTCTTGATATGGGGGACTCAACTGTGACCTTATCTGACACCGTCATTGCGCGCGAAAAATCAGGCGTAGCATTTGAAGCGACTGTGCAAGTCAGAAATAAACTGGTAGAAGCTTATAAAGAAATCATGAGTATGCCGGTATAA
- a CDS encoding flagella biosynthesis chaperone for FliD, FliT, translating into MHSKLKLINDTIEDTLNQIDNMPAEDEQSDKLVSLLLECIGERQLYIDSMINDAVDDTFAAYLSEQLLVTNDFVNRASKIMSHRQNLLNLKSTHQRQIKVYQNIDANR; encoded by the coding sequence TTGCACTCTAAACTTAAACTGATTAACGACACTATTGAAGATACGTTAAATCAAATTGATAATATGCCTGCTGAAGATGAACAGTCTGATAAGTTGGTATCATTATTGCTTGAGTGTATAGGAGAGCGTCAATTATATATTGATTCAATGATTAATGATGCTGTCGATGACACATTTGCTGCTTATTTATCAGAACAGCTATTAGTCACTAATGACTTTGTGAACAGGGCTTCTAAAATAATGTCCCATCGACAAAACTTATTAAATTTAAAAAGCACTCATCAACGACAAATTAAAGTTTATCAAAACATTGATGCAAATAGGTAG
- a CDS encoding sigma-54-dependent transcriptional regulator, producing the protein MSEAKLLLVEDDADLREALLDTLLLAHYECVDVSCAEDAIIALKAQHFDLVISDVQMEGIGGLGLLTYLQQAQPKLPLLLMTAYATIDSAVSAIKLGAVDYLAKPFAPEVLLNQVSRYLPQKQNTNQPIVADEKSLALLGLAQRVAISDASVMILGPSGSGKEVLARYIHHHSSRKDAPFIAINCAAIPENMLEATLFGYEKGAFTGAYQACPGKFEQAQGGTLLLDEISEMELGLQAKLLRVLQEREVERLGSRKTIKLDVRVLATSNRDLKAIINSGEFREDLYYRINVFPLTWPALYQRPADILPLARHLLVKHAKAFNINPIPTLGEVATRRLLAHRWPGNVRELDNVIQRALILSNGGEINGQDIIIDSADVALHTDIDSIEKPFEVEGLGGELQAQEHVIILETLTQCHGSRKLVAEKLGISARTLRYKMAKMRDAGIQLPA; encoded by the coding sequence ATGTCTGAAGCAAAACTATTACTCGTTGAAGATGATGCTGATTTACGTGAAGCATTACTTGATACATTATTGTTGGCGCATTATGAATGTGTTGATGTTAGCTGTGCAGAAGATGCGATTATCGCGTTAAAAGCACAACATTTTGACTTAGTCATCAGCGATGTCCAAATGGAAGGTATTGGCGGTTTAGGTCTGCTGACCTATTTGCAGCAAGCTCAGCCCAAATTACCGCTATTGTTGATGACAGCTTATGCCACTATTGATAGTGCGGTTAGTGCCATTAAATTGGGAGCTGTTGACTATTTAGCTAAACCTTTTGCGCCTGAAGTTTTGCTTAATCAGGTATCAAGATATTTGCCGCAGAAGCAAAATACTAACCAACCTATTGTTGCCGATGAAAAAAGTCTCGCGTTGTTAGGGTTAGCCCAACGTGTGGCGATATCAGATGCTTCAGTGATGATTTTAGGTCCCAGCGGTTCTGGTAAAGAAGTGCTAGCGCGCTATATTCATCATCATAGTAGTCGTAAAGATGCGCCTTTTATTGCCATCAATTGTGCTGCTATCCCTGAAAATATGCTGGAAGCGACCCTATTTGGGTATGAAAAGGGGGCGTTTACAGGTGCATATCAAGCATGTCCAGGTAAGTTTGAGCAGGCCCAAGGTGGCACTTTGCTGCTTGATGAAATATCTGAAATGGAACTGGGTTTACAAGCAAAGCTGTTGCGTGTTTTACAAGAACGCGAAGTGGAACGATTAGGCAGTCGTAAAACGATTAAACTTGATGTGCGTGTATTAGCCACCTCAAATCGTGATTTAAAAGCCATTATCAATTCAGGTGAATTTAGAGAAGATCTATATTACCGGATTAATGTGTTTCCATTAACTTGGCCAGCACTTTATCAGCGTCCTGCTGATATTTTACCGTTAGCCAGACATTTACTGGTTAAACATGCTAAAGCATTTAATATCAATCCTATACCTACTTTAGGTGAGGTAGCGACTAGACGATTATTAGCCCATCGTTGGCCTGGTAACGTGCGTGAGCTTGATAATGTTATTCAAAGGGCGCTTATTTTAAGCAATGGTGGCGAGATCAACGGGCAAGATATTATTATTGATTCGGCAGATGTGGCTTTACACACAGATATTGACAGTATCGAAAAACCTTTTGAAGTTGAAGGTCTTGGCGGTGAATTGCAAGCGCAAGAGCATGTGATTATTCTTGAAACCCTAACTCAATGTCATGGTAGCCGAAAACTTGTCGCTGAAAAATTAGGCATAAGTGCACGCACGCTACGTTATAAAATGGCTAAAATGCGTGATGCGGGAATTCAATTGCCCGCATAA